Proteins co-encoded in one Arachis hypogaea cultivar Tifrunner chromosome 13, arahy.Tifrunner.gnm2.J5K5, whole genome shotgun sequence genomic window:
- the LOC112735721 gene encoding protein SHORT-ROOT-like — protein MTSSSLNSDDPCFDGDGKWATKLLRECARAINDRDSSKIQHLLWMLNELASPYGDSQQKLASYFLQALFCKATQTGQRFYMNLKSASEKNQSFDSARKMILKFQEVSPWTTFGHVASNGAILEAFLEAGGEKNKKKKLHIIDISNNTSTFCTQWPTFLESLATKSSDHVETPQLKLTIVLVKESLKGSVMNEICQRMEKFARLMRVPFEINMINGVEHLWKVTKEELGIVVEEEDNDDDDEVFIAVNCVGGLRRVEEGERGNVIGILKSLSPRIVTIVEEESGGSDDSCITRNDDDDFVKCFEECLRFYKIYFEMLEESFPTISNEKLMLERECSRNILVDLGCNNNNNNDSDHNKRERGVEWSMRFREYFTPIGLSDDVVDDVRALLKRYNRSGWSLMLPSSKVEGIYLKWRDQPVLWASAWKP, from the coding sequence ATGACTAGCAGCTCTTTAAACTCAGATGATCCTTGTTTTGATGGTGATGGAAAATGGGCCACCAAGCTTCTTAGGGAGTGTGCTAGAGCAATCAATGATAGAGACTCAAGCAAAATCCAACACCTTCTATGGATGCTAAATGAGTTAGCTTCCCCTTATGGAGATTCTCAGCAGAAACTAGCCTCATATTTTCTTCAAGCTCTATTCTGCAAGGCCACTCAAACAGGCCAAAGATTCTACATGAATCTAAAATCAGCATCTGAAAAGAACCAATCTTTTGATTCAGCAAGAAAAATGATACTCAAATTTCAAGAGGTAAGTCCATGGACAACTTTTGGACATGTAGCTTCAAATGGTGCAATCttggaagcctttttagaagcaggaggagagaaaaacaaaaagaaaaagcttcACATCATTGACATAAGCAACAACACTAGCACATTTTGCACTCAATGGCCTACTTTCTTGGAATCCTTGGCTACTAAGAGTAGTGATCATGTTGAAACTCCTCAATTGAAGCTGACAATTGTGTTGGTGAAAGAGAGCTTAAAAGGGTCAGTGATGAATGAAATTTGTCAGAGAATGGAGAAGTTTGCAAGGCTAATGAGAGTGCCCTTTGAGATTAACATGATAAATGGTGTGGAACATTTATGGAAGGTAACAAAAGAAGAGTTAGGAAtagtagttgaagaagaagataatgatgatgatgatgaggtttTTATTGCTGTGAACTGTGTTGGGGGATTGAGGAGAGTTGAGGAGGGAGAAAGGGGTAATGTAATTGGAATTTTGAAGTCTCTTAGTCCAAGAATTGTGACAATTGTTGAGGAAGAAAGTGGTGGTAGTGATGATTCTTGCATCACaagaaatgatgatgatgactttgtAAAATGCTTTGAAGAGTGTTTAAGGTTTTACAAGATTTACTTTGAGATGTTAGAGGAGAGTTTTCCAACAATAAGCAATGAAAAGTTAATGCTAGAGAGGGAGTGTTCAAGAAACATACTTGTTGATTTGggttgcaataataataataataatgatagtgatcataataaaAGGGAGAGAGGAGTAGAGTGGTCTATGAGGTTTAGGGAGTATTTTACTCCAATAGGTTTGAGTGATGATGTTGTGGATGATGTTAGGGCATTGCTAAAGAGATATAATAGGTCAGGGTGGTCATTGATGTTGCCATCATCAAAAGTAGAAGGAATTTACTTGAAATGGAGGGATCAACCTGTTCTTTGGGCTTCAGCTTGGAAACCCTAG